GTGGCTGTTCTGGCAGCGGCATCGCCCGCCGCAGGGCAGCCCGCAATACGGGTTGTTGTCAACGGGTCGCCGGTCTCGCTGACCGCGCCTGCGATGATGCAGGCCGGTCAGGTGATGATCCCGGCGACGCGCGCATTTGAGGCCTTCGGAGCCGCGGCGGTCTGGCAGCCCGCGGAAAAGACGGTTCTGGTAACCAACCGCACGGGCCGCATCGTTCAGATGCGGGTCGGTGATCCGGTGGCGCTCGTGGACGGCCAGGCCAGGCCCCTGCCCGTGGCCCCCGTGCTCATCGGAGGGCACCCTTTCGTACCGGCGCAGTTCACCTTCGCGGCTCTCGGCGCATGGGTCCGATTTGACGAGGCCGATCGCACGCTCCACGTCGCCTCCCAGATCATGGCGATCGCCGTCAAACGTGGCGGCGGCGCGATCAGGGTTGTTCTGGATGCCACCGGCCCGCTGCAGGCCCAGATGCGCACGCTCCTGGAGCCGGACCGCCTGGTGGTGGACCTGCACGGCGGTGCGTTCAGGCCGCCGGATCAGGACCTTCCGGTGGGAGAGGCGGGTGTAGTGCGCGTCCGCGCCGCGCAGTTCCAGATCAAACCGTACATCACGCGCGTCGTCTTCGATCTGCGCGAGCCAGTGGAGGCGCGGACGGTTGCCGCCGCGGACTCGTTTGAGTTCGCGATAGAGGTACGGCCGCGCGGACAGGCCCCGACGGTGCAGGCCCCGGTTCCCCAGCCGGCCGCCAGCCCGCCGCCCGTAACCGTTCCAGTTCCTCCGCCGGCCGCTGCTCCCTCGCCTGTCCCTGCTCCGGTCCCACCTCCAGCCGCCGCTCCCTCGCCTGTCCCTGCGCCTGAGGCGCTGCCCGAGCAGCCAGAGAACCCGGTCCTGCTACCTCCTGAGCCGTTGCCCGATGACGGCATCCCGCGGGTGCTTCAGGTGCGTGTTGAGCAGATGTCCGGGCGGTTTCGCGTGTTCATCGAGGGAACCATGCCTCTGGAGTACGCCGTGCGGGAGCTCCTGGAGCCAGACCGCCTGGTGGTTGACGTGGCCGGCGCGGTCTTCGTGCCGGTCAAGCAGGAGATCCCCGTGGCCGGACCCGTCGTGGCAGAGGTGCGGGCCGCGCAGTTTCAGGTGGATCCGAATGTCACCCGGGTGGTCGTGGAGCTCCGGCGCAAGACGGCATACACCGTTACCTCCGCCTCCGCAGACGGCAGCGTGCTCGTCGTGGAGATCCTCGAGCCGGCGTTGCGCGCGCATGTCGTGGCCATTGACGCCGGGCATGGCGGCCGTGATCCAGGGGCGATCGGCCCCACCGGCCTGTACGAGAAGGAAGTGGTGCTCGACGTGGCGCTGCGCGTCCGCGAGCTGCTGGTGCGCAGCGGCGTGCGCGTCATAATGACACGGGAGACCGATACCTTCGTCGAGCTGGCCGATCGGTCGCGCCTTGCCAAGGCCCAGGGCGCGACCGCGTTCGTGAGCATTCACGCCAACGCCTCGACCCGGCCGTCGGCCAGCGGGTCAGAGACATACTATCTGACCCCTCAGAGTCTGGTGCTGGCGCAGATGATGCAGGAAGAGCTGGGGAAGATACCGGGACTGGCCAACCGCGGTGTGCGCACGGCGAACTTCCAGGTGCTGCGCGAGAACGACGTGCCCGCGGTTCTGGTTGAGGTCGCGTACCTGTCCAACGTTGACGAGGAAGCCAGGCTGCGCGCCGCTGCCTTCAGGCAGCGCCTGGCCGAGGCGGTCGCGCGTGCCGTGCACCGATTCCTCGTGATATACCCGGTGCCGGCAAGCTGATCAGGACACCCCAAGGAGCGACCCATGCCGCGACCTGATGGCCGCGCCGCCGACGAGTTGCGGCCGATTGAGATAGCGCGGAACTTCATCCCTCACGCCGAGGGATCGGTGCTCATCACGCTTGGCCAGACGCGCGTCGTGTGCACCGCCACCGTCGAGGAACGCCTGCCGCCGTGGCTGCGCGGTGCAGGCCAGGGTTGGATCACCGCGGAGTACGGCATGTTGCCCCGCTCGACGCACGAGCGGACCCCGCGCGATCCTGGACGCCAGGGCGGAAGGGCGCAGGAGATCCAGAGACTGATCGGGAGGTCGCTGCGTTCGGCCGTGGAGCTGCAGAAGCTGGGGGATCGGACTATCACGGTGGACTGCGACGTGATCCAGGCCGACGGCGGCACGCGGACCGCCGCTATCACCGGCGCCATGGTGGCGCTGGTGGACGCGCTGGCCGTGCTGCGGCGCAGCGGCGCGCTGGGCTGGTGGCCGTTGCGCGAACTCGTGGCAGCCACGAGCGTGGGCATCGTGGAGAACGAGGTCCGGCTGGACCTGGCCTACGCCGAGGACTCTCGGGCCCGCGTGGACCTCAACCTGGTAATGACCGACTCGGGCAACATGGTTGAGGTGCAGGGGACGGCTGAGGGTCTGCCCTACAGCCGGGGCGAGCTCCTGGCGATGCTGGCGCTGGGAGAGAAGGGGATACGCACGCTGATCGCGGCGCAGAAGGCCGCGCTCGGCGAAGTTCTTGCGGGGCGGCCGCGCTGACAGCCGAGATCGTGCTGGCCACGCGCAACCGCGGGAAGATCCGCGAACTGCGGGCTTTGCTCTCTGGCCTTCCGGTGCGCGTGCTAACCCTCGACGACTACCCTGAGATCCCGCCGCTGCCGGAAACCGGCGAGACCTTCGAGGCCAACGCGACCTCGAAGGCGACTCTCGTTGCCCGGCTGACCGGCCGGATCGCCCTGGCCGACGACTCGGGCCTTGAGGTGGACGCGCTGGGCGGCGCGCCCGGGGTTCACTCCGCGACCTTTCTGGGGCCGCACGCCACCGCGGCAGACCGGAACGCCTGGGTGCTGGAGCGTCTCAGGGGCGTCGCAGAGGACGCCCGCGCCGCGCGATTCCGGGCGGTGGTGGCCGTGGCCGCTCCTGACGGCGCGGTCCGGACATTCGAGGGGACATGCGAGGGCCTGA
This DNA window, taken from Armatimonadota bacterium, encodes the following:
- a CDS encoding AMIN domain-containing protein → MRSYGRGRRAGTHRGGWSAHSTRCCMRVSALWILVAVLAAASPAAGQPAIRVVVNGSPVSLTAPAMMQAGQVMIPATRAFEAFGAAAVWQPAEKTVLVTNRTGRIVQMRVGDPVALVDGQARPLPVAPVLIGGHPFVPAQFTFAALGAWVRFDEADRTLHVASQIMAIAVKRGGGAIRVVLDATGPLQAQMRTLLEPDRLVVDLHGGAFRPPDQDLPVGEAGVVRVRAAQFQIKPYITRVVFDLREPVEARTVAAADSFEFAIEVRPRGQAPTVQAPVPQPAASPPPVTVPVPPPAAAPSPVPAPVPPPAAAPSPVPAPEALPEQPENPVLLPPEPLPDDGIPRVLQVRVEQMSGRFRVFIEGTMPLEYAVRELLEPDRLVVDVAGAVFVPVKQEIPVAGPVVAEVRAAQFQVDPNVTRVVVELRRKTAYTVTSASADGSVLVVEILEPALRAHVVAIDAGHGGRDPGAIGPTGLYEKEVVLDVALRVRELLVRSGVRVIMTRETDTFVELADRSRLAKAQGATAFVSIHANASTRPSASGSETYYLTPQSLVLAQMMQEELGKIPGLANRGVRTANFQVLRENDVPAVLVEVAYLSNVDEEARLRAAAFRQRLAEAVARAVHRFLVIYPVPAS
- a CDS encoding ribonuclease PH, which translates into the protein MPRPDGRAADELRPIEIARNFIPHAEGSVLITLGQTRVVCTATVEERLPPWLRGAGQGWITAEYGMLPRSTHERTPRDPGRQGGRAQEIQRLIGRSLRSAVELQKLGDRTITVDCDVIQADGGTRTAAITGAMVALVDALAVLRRSGALGWWPLRELVAATSVGIVENEVRLDLAYAEDSRARVDLNLVMTDSGNMVEVQGTAEGLPYSRGELLAMLALGEKGIRTLIAAQKAALGEVLAGRPR
- a CDS encoding XTP/dITP diphosphatase, whose protein sequence is MTAEIVLATRNRGKIRELRALLSGLPVRVLTLDDYPEIPPLPETGETFEANATSKATLVARLTGRIALADDSGLEVDALGGAPGVHSATFLGPHATAADRNAWVLERLRGVAEDARAARFRAVVAVAAPDGAVRTFEGTCEGLIADAPRGAGGFGYDPIFFVREYGCTMAELPVESKNAISHRARAFWAARDHIASLVGAGGGSLGKWSLGIGS